Proteins found in one Larimichthys crocea isolate SSNF chromosome I, L_crocea_2.0, whole genome shotgun sequence genomic segment:
- the LOC104939402 gene encoding protocadherin alpha-C2 isoform X1 yields the protein MNRQNTGNSWRRYASALLFVGTFANTVLAVTHYSVPEELEAGSVVANLGSDLGLDVKTLSKRKMRLDIISSKRYLDVNKETGEIYIVERIDREYLCAIKTPTCFLKMEAIVENPQRIFYIEIEITDINDNAPHFRRDTINLDIMESTSAGERFSVNNAVDPDLGSNSVKTYLLSQSEHFDIEIQTGRDGSKFADLILKKGLDREKQAVHNLILTAVDGGVPTRTGTASIVVRVVDTNDNAPTFEKDNYDVNITENSPVGSLVMKLNATDLDEGSNAQIEYTYSLYTSEKTQETFNLNPSTGEITVKGMLNFEDIRNYEMEIIAMDKGANSLSGQCKLNISVADMNDNHPEISIKSFQSPIKENELLDTVIAVVSVSDKDSGDNGVVDLHIPDNMPFRLRESSDNYYELVVSEPLDREKVPEYDITFTVTDRGSPPLSDNETMTLELLDVNDNVPQFPQSFYTIRVTENNAPGALLSSLTAFDPDLHENQYLVYFILEKEIANTSMSMLFSINPENGNLYALKTFDYEIEKEFLFHIEARDSGSPPLSSNVTVHIIIVDQNDNAPVIVSPWRAHGSVVEEKIPRSTDKGSLVAKVIALDTDSVHNSRITYQFLQVTDATLFSLDQYNGEIRTMRMFSYRDPRHQRLVVVAKDNGEPALSATVTIKLSTMETAVKAYSDMTEVPLEYDIFSDLNLYLVIGLGSVSFLLLITILVTIVLKCQKPKPSKAAPPCRNSVISERNSTIADSTLVSNDAYWYSLFLAETRKGKLVVRQPVPKGSRYIVSSIPRGTGLTDTSDSAASTLQASTTSSSSST from the coding sequence ATGAACAGGCAGAACACTGGAAATTCTTGGAGGAGGTATGCGTCCGCGCTTTTGTTTGTCGGTACGTTTGCAAACACGGTTCTTGCCGTGACTCATTATTCTGTTCCCGAAGAATTGGAGGCAGGGTCGGTTGTCGCCAATTTAGGCTCCGATTTAGGTTTAGACGTGAAGACTCTGAGTAAGCGGAAGATGCGGTTAGACATCATATCCAGCAAAAGATACCTGGATGTGAACAAAGAAACCGGGGAGATATACATCGTTGAGAGGATTGACAGAGAGTACCTCTGTGCAATAAAGACACCGACATGTTTCCTAAAAATGGAAGCTATTGTAGAGAACCCGCAAAGAATATTTTATATCGAAATTGAAATTACGGATATCAATGACAACGCTCCTCACTTCCGACGAGACACTATAAACTTGGATATTATGGAATCAACCTCGGCTGGTGAGAGATTCTCTGTTAATAATGCTGTTGACCCCGATCTTGGATCAAATTCAGTTAAAACATACCTTCTGAGCCAAAGTGAGCACTTTGACATAGAAATTCAAACCGGAAGAGACGGATCCAAATTTGCTGATTTAATATTAAAGAAGGGTTTAGACCGAGAAAAGCAAGCAGTACACAATTTAATACTCACTGCTGTGGATGGCGGAGTCCCCACTCGCACAGGCACAGCCAGTATCGTTGTCCGTGTGGTAGATACTAATGACAACGCCCCAACTTTCGAAAAAGATAATTATGACGTTAATATTACGGAAAACTCTCCTGTTGGAAGTCTTGTCATGAAACTGAATGCTACAGATTTAGATGAGGGATCAAATGCGCAGATCGAATACACGTATAGTTTGTACACATCAGAAAAAACGCAAGAGACATTTAACTTGAATCCATCCACTGGTGAAATAACAGTTAAGGGAATGCTGAATTTTGAAGATATTCGTAATTATGAAATGGAAATCATAGCGATGGATAAAGGAGCCAATAGTTTATCAGGTCAgtgcaaattaaacatttctgtaGCAGATATGAATGACAATCATCCAGAAATATCCatcaaatcatttcaaagtccgataaaagaaaatgaactgtTAGACACAGTGATAGCTGTAGTTAGTGTCAGTGATAAAGACTCAGGTGACAATGGAGTGGTTGATCTTCATATTCCAGATAATATGCCTTTCAGACTGAGGGAATCCTCTGATAACTATTATGAATTAGTAGTGTCAGAGCCGTTAGACCGCGAGAAGGTTCCAGAATATGACATCACTTTCACTGTTACAGACAGAGGCTCTCCTCCTTTATCTGACAATGAAACTATGACGTTAGAACTGCTGGATGTTAATGACAATGTTCCACAGTTCCCTCAGTCATTTTATACTATACGTGTAACGGAGAATAACGCACCTGGGGCCTTGCTCAGTTCACTCACTGCGTTTGACCCTGACCTCCATGAAAACCAGTATCTAGTTTATTTCATCCTTGAGAAGGAGATAGCCAACACCTCCATGTCCATGCTGTTCTCCATCAATCCAGAGAACGGTAATCTTTACGCACTGAAAACTTTTGACTATGAGATCGAGAAGGAGTTTCTTTTCCACATCGAGGCCAGAGACTCtggctctcctccactcagcaGTAACGTGACTGTCCACATCATCATTGTGGACCAGAACGACAACGCTCCAGTTATTGTGTCTCCATGGCGCGCGCATGGctcagtggtggaggaaaagATCCCCAGATCCACCGACAAAGGCTCTCTGGTTGCCAAGGTGATAGCCTTAGACACCGACTCGGTGCACAACTCTCGGATTACCTACCAGTTTCTACAGGTGACTGACGCCACCTTGTTCAGTCTGGACCAATACAACGGAGAGATCCGGACTATGAGGATGTTCAGTTACAGAGATCCGCGCCACCAGAGACTGGTTGTTGTTGCCAAGGACAACGGGGAGCCTGCTCTCTCTGCTACAGTCACCATCAAGCTGTCCACAATGGAGACTGCAGTCAAGGCCTACTCTGACATGACTGAGGTGCCTCTAGAATACGACATCTTTTCAGACCTAAACCTGTATTTGGTCATCGGTCTGGGCTCGGTGTCATTTCTCCTGCTGATCACCATACTGGTCACCATCGTGCTCAAGTGTCAGAAACCCAAGCCCAGCAAAGCGGCTCCTCCCTGCAGGAACAGTGTGATCAGTGAGAGGAACTCCACCATCGCAGATTCCACTCTGGTCTCCAACGATGCCTACTGGTACAGTCTGTTTCTAGCAGAGACCAGGAAAGGAAAGCTGGTGGTCAGACAGCCTGTGCCAAAGGGCTCCAGATACATCGTGTCCAGTATACCAAGAGGCacaggactgacagacacaaGTGACTCAGCAGCTTCCACTTTGCAG
- the LOC104939402 gene encoding protocadherin alpha-C2 isoform X8 produces the protein MRSEVTMQSRKRYVAFVIFSFVHHVTASVTHYSIPEEMKEGSVVANLANDLSLDVTTLNQRKMRLDIIANKKYLDVNKETGELYIVEKIDREYLCTKMLTLCYLKMEVILENPVRIFNIEVEVLDMNDNAPQFRRDVIHLDLSEATPKGERFSLSNAVDPDVGSNSVKTYHLSESEHFNIEVQTGRDGSKFAELILKQTLDREQQAVHNLILTAVDGGTPARSGTASVIVRVLDTNDNAPVFDKASYNIKVMENSPIGSLVIHLNATDLDEGSNSDLTYSYSLYTSEKTQETFNLNPSTGEITVKGMLNYEDFKIYDMEIIATDKGANSLSGQCTIKILVEDMNDNHPEISIKSFQSPVNENIELDTVIAVVSVSDKDSGDNGVVDLHIPDNMPFRLRESSDNYYELVVSEPLDREKVPEYDITFTVTDRGSPPLSDNETMTLELLDVNDNVPQFPQSFYTIRVTENNAPGALLSSLTAFDPDLHENQYLVYFILEKEIANTSMSMLFSINPENGNLYALKTFDYEIEKEFLFHIEARDSGSPPLSSNVTVHIIIVDQNDNAPVIVSPWRAHGSVVEEKIPRSTDKGSLVAKVIALDTDSVHNSRITYQFLQVTDATLFSLDQYNGEIRTMRMFSYRDPRHQRLVVVAKDNGEPALSATVTIKLSTMETAVKAYSDMTEVPLEYDIFSDLNLYLVIGLGSVSFLLLITILVTIVLKCQKPKPSKAAPPCRNSVISERNSTIADSTLVSNDAYWYSLFLAETRKGKLVVRQPVPKGSRYIVSSIPRGTGLTDTSDSAASTLQYPK, from the coding sequence ATGCGGTCTGAGGTAACAATGCAGTCACGAAAAAGGTATGTGGCgtttgttattttttctttcgTTCATCATGTAACTGCCTCAGTGACTCATTACTCAATAccagaggagatgaaagaaggATCAGTTGTCGCAAACCTTGCTAACGATCTCAGCTTGGATGTTACAACACTGAATCAGAGGAAGATGCGTCTCGACATCATTGCAAATAAGAAATATCTGGACGTGAACAAAGAGACTGGTGAACTGTATATTGTTGAGAAGATTGACAGAGAATATCTTTGTACAAAAATGCTGACATTGTGCTACTTGAAAATGGAAGTAATATTAGAAAACCCTGTACGAATTTTTAATATAGAAGTAGAAGTTTTGGACATGAACGACAACGCCCCACAATTTCGAAGAGACGTCATACATTTAGACCTATCTGAGGCGACACCAAAAGGAGAGAGATTCTCTCTCAGTAATGCAGTTGATCCTGATGTTGGAAGTAATTCAGTTAAAACGTATCATTTGAGTGAAAGTGAACACTTTAATATTGAAGTTCAGACTGGAAGAGATGGGTCTAAGTTTGCAGAATTGATCTTGAAACAGACGTTAGATCGAGAGCAGCAAGCTGTTCATAATTTAATACTCACAGCTGTAGATGGAGGCACACCTGCTCGTTCTGGTACTGCAAGTGTTATTGTTCGTGTTTTGGACACAAATGATAACGCTCCTGTATTTGACAAAGCGAGTTATAATATAAAAGTAATGGAAAATTCTCCCATTGGAAGCCTTGTCATTCATCTCAATGCAACAGATTTAGATGAAGGATCAAATTCTGATTTAACATACTCATACAGTTTATATAcgtcagagaaaacacaagaaacatttaatctgaatCCTTCAACTGGTGAAATTACTGTTAAAGGAATGTTAAATTATGAAGACTTTAAGATTTATGATATGGAAATTATAGCAACTGATAAAGGAGCTAATAGTTTGTCAGGGCAATGTACTATAAAGATTCTGGTTGAAGACATGAATGACAATCACCCAGAAATATCTATTAAATCATTTCAGAGTCCAGTCAATGAAAACATAGAATTAGACACAGTGATAGCTGTAGTTAGTGTCAGTGATAAAGACTCAGGTGACAATGGAGTGGTTGATCTTCATATTCCAGATAATATGCCTTTCAGACTGAGGGAATCCTCTGATAACTATTATGAATTAGTAGTGTCAGAGCCGTTAGACCGTGAGAAGGTTCCAGAATATGACATCACTTTCACTGTTACAGACAGAGGCTCTCCTCCTTTATCTGACAATGAAACTATGACGTTAGAACTGCTGGATGTTAATGACAATGTTCCACAGTTCCCTCAGTCATTTTATACTATACGTGTAACGGAGAATAACGCACCTGGGGCCTTGCTCAGTTCACTCACTGCGTTTGACCCTGACCTCCATGAAAACCAGTATCTAGTTTATTTCATCCTTGAGAAGGAGATAGCCAACACCTCCATGTCCATGCTGTTCTCCATCAATCCAGAGAACGGTAATCTTTACGCACTGAAAACTTTTGACTATGAGATCGAGAAGGAGTTTCTTTTCCACATCGAGGCCAGAGACTCtggctctcctccactcagcaGTAACGTGACTGTCCACATCATCATTGTGGACCAGAACGACAACGCTCCAGTTATTGTGTCTCCATGGCGCGCGCATGGctcagtggtggaggaaaagATCCCCAGATCCACCGACAAAGGCTCTCTGGTTGCCAAGGTGATAGCCTTAGACACCGACTCGGTGCACAACTCTCGGATTACCTACCAGTTTCTACAGGTGACTGACGCCACCTTGTTCAGTCTGGACCAATACAACGGAGAGATCCGGACTATGAGGATGTTCAGTTACAGAGATCCGCGCCACCAGAGACTGGTTGTTGTTGCCAAGGACAACGGGGAGCCAGCTCTCTCTGCTACAGTCACCATCAAGCTGTCCACAATGGAGACTGCAGTCAAGGCCTACTCTGACATGACTGAGGTGCCTCTAGAATACGACATCTTCTCAGACCTAAACCTGTATTTGGTCATCGGTCTGGGCTCGGTGTCATTTCTCCTGCTGATCACCATACTGGTCACCATCGTGCTCAAGTGTCAGAAACCCAAGCCCAGCAAAGCGGCTCCTCCCTGCAGGAACAGTGTGATCAGTGAGAGGAACTCCACCATCGCAGATTCCACTCTGGTCTCCAACGATGCCTACTGGTACAGTCTGTTTCTAGCAGAGACCAGGAAAGGAAAGCTGGTGGTCAGACAGCCTGTGCCAAAGGGCTCCAGATACATCGTGTCCAGTATACCAAGAGGCACAGGACTGACAGACACTAGTGACTCAGCAGCTTCCACACTGCAG
- the LOC104939402 gene encoding protocadherin alpha-C2 isoform X2: MRSEVTMQSRKRYVAFVIFSFVHHVTASVTHYSIPEEMKEGSVVANLANDLSLDVTTLNQRKMRLDIIANKKYLDVNKETGELYIVEKIDREYLCTKMLTLCYLKMEVILENPVRIFNIEVEVLDMNDNAPQFRRDVIHLDLSEATPKGERFSLSNAVDPDVGSNSVKTYHLSESEHFNIEVQTGRDGSKFAELILKQTLDREQQAVHNLILTAVDGGTPARSGTASVIVRVLDTNDNAPVFDKASYNIKVMENSPIGSLVIHLNATDLDEGSNSDLTYSYSLYTSEKTQETFNLNPSTGEITVKGMLNYEDFKIYDMEIIATDKGANSLSGQCTIKILVEDMNDNHPEISIKSFQSPVNENIELDTVIAVVSVSDKDSGDNGVVDLHIPDNMPFRLRESSDNYYELVVSEPLDREKVPEYDITFTVTDRGSPPLSDNETMTLELLDVNDNVPQFPQSFYTIRVTENNAPGALLSSLTAFDPDLHENQYLVYFILEKEIANTSMSMLFSINPENGNLYALKTFDYEIEKEFLFHIEARDSGSPPLSSNVTVHIIIVDQNDNAPVIVSPWRAHGSVVEEKIPRSTDKGSLVAKVIALDTDSVHNSRITYQFLQVTDATLFSLDQYNGEIRTMRMFSYRDPRHQRLVVVAKDNGEPALSATVTIKLSTMETAVKAYSDMTEVPLEYDIFSDLNLYLVIGLGSVSFLLLITILVTIVLKCQKPKPSKAAPPCRNSVISERNSTIADSTLVSNDAYWYSLFLAETRKGKLVVRQPVPKGSRYIVSSIPRGTGLTDTSDSAASTLQASTTSSSSST; the protein is encoded by the coding sequence ATGCGGTCTGAGGTAACAATGCAGTCACGAAAAAGGTATGTGGCgtttgttattttttctttcgTTCATCATGTAACTGCCTCAGTGACTCATTACTCAATAccagaggagatgaaagaaggATCAGTTGTCGCAAACCTTGCTAACGATCTCAGCTTGGATGTTACAACACTGAATCAGAGGAAGATGCGTCTCGACATCATTGCAAATAAGAAATATCTGGACGTGAACAAAGAGACTGGTGAACTGTATATTGTTGAGAAGATTGACAGAGAATATCTTTGTACAAAAATGCTGACATTGTGCTACTTGAAAATGGAAGTAATATTAGAAAACCCTGTACGAATTTTTAATATAGAAGTAGAAGTTTTGGACATGAACGACAACGCCCCACAATTTCGAAGAGACGTCATACATTTAGACCTATCTGAGGCGACACCAAAAGGAGAGAGATTCTCTCTCAGTAATGCAGTTGATCCTGATGTTGGAAGTAATTCAGTTAAAACGTATCATTTGAGTGAAAGTGAACACTTTAATATTGAAGTTCAGACTGGAAGAGATGGGTCTAAGTTTGCAGAATTGATCTTGAAACAGACGTTAGATCGAGAGCAGCAAGCTGTTCATAATTTAATACTCACAGCTGTAGATGGAGGCACACCTGCTCGTTCTGGTACTGCAAGTGTTATTGTTCGTGTTTTGGACACAAATGATAACGCTCCTGTATTTGACAAAGCGAGTTATAATATAAAAGTAATGGAAAATTCTCCCATTGGAAGCCTTGTCATTCATCTCAATGCAACAGATTTAGATGAAGGATCAAATTCTGATTTAACATACTCATACAGTTTATATAcgtcagagaaaacacaagaaacatttaatctgaatCCTTCAACTGGTGAAATTACTGTTAAAGGAATGTTAAATTATGAAGACTTTAAGATTTATGATATGGAAATTATAGCAACTGATAAAGGAGCTAATAGTTTGTCAGGGCAATGTACTATAAAGATTCTGGTTGAAGACATGAATGACAATCACCCAGAAATATCTATTAAATCATTTCAGAGTCCAGTCAATGAAAACATAGAATTAGACACAGTGATAGCTGTAGTTAGTGTCAGTGATAAAGACTCAGGTGACAATGGAGTGGTTGATCTTCATATTCCAGATAATATGCCTTTCAGACTGAGGGAATCCTCTGATAACTATTATGAATTAGTAGTGTCAGAGCCGTTAGACCGTGAGAAGGTTCCAGAATATGACATCACTTTCACTGTTACAGACAGAGGCTCTCCTCCTTTATCTGACAATGAAACTATGACGTTAGAACTGCTGGATGTTAATGACAATGTTCCACAGTTCCCTCAGTCATTTTATACTATACGTGTAACGGAGAATAACGCACCTGGGGCCTTGCTCAGTTCACTCACTGCGTTTGACCCTGACCTCCATGAAAACCAGTATCTAGTTTATTTCATCCTTGAGAAGGAGATAGCCAACACCTCCATGTCCATGCTGTTCTCCATCAATCCAGAGAACGGTAATCTTTACGCACTGAAAACTTTTGACTATGAGATCGAGAAGGAGTTTCTTTTCCACATCGAGGCCAGAGACTCtggctctcctccactcagcaGTAACGTGACTGTCCACATCATCATTGTGGACCAGAACGACAACGCTCCAGTTATTGTGTCTCCATGGCGCGCGCATGGctcagtggtggaggaaaagATCCCCAGATCCACCGACAAAGGCTCTCTGGTTGCCAAGGTGATAGCCTTAGACACCGACTCGGTGCACAACTCTCGGATTACCTACCAGTTTCTACAGGTGACTGACGCCACCTTGTTCAGTCTGGACCAATACAACGGAGAGATCCGGACTATGAGGATGTTCAGTTACAGAGATCCGCGCCACCAGAGACTGGTTGTTGTTGCCAAGGACAACGGGGAGCCAGCTCTCTCTGCTACAGTCACCATCAAGCTGTCCACAATGGAGACTGCAGTCAAGGCCTACTCTGACATGACTGAGGTGCCTCTAGAATACGACATCTTCTCAGACCTAAACCTGTATTTGGTCATCGGTCTGGGCTCGGTGTCATTTCTCCTGCTGATCACCATACTGGTCACCATCGTGCTCAAGTGTCAGAAACCCAAGCCCAGCAAAGCGGCTCCTCCCTGCAGGAACAGTGTGATCAGTGAGAGGAACTCCACCATCGCAGATTCCACTCTGGTCTCCAACGATGCCTACTGGTACAGTCTGTTTCTAGCAGAGACCAGGAAAGGAAAGCTGGTGGTCAGACAGCCTGTGCCAAAGGGCTCCAGATACATCGTGTCCAGTATACCAAGAGGCACAGGACTGACAGACACTAGTGACTCAGCAGCTTCCACACTGCAG
- the LOC104939402 gene encoding protocadherin alpha-C2 isoform X7: protein MGGFICSENWKRYVPTILLFSVTLNFASAVTHYSVPEELEEGSVVANLAGDLGLEVKALVERKMRIETITNRKYLDVNKETGELYIVERIDREALCPAKTSCYLKMEAIIENPKRIFYIELEIMDINDNAPHFRRDTIDLDISEATQAGERFSVSNAVDPDVGSNSVKTYHLSESDYFTIDIQTGRDGSKFADLILKKTLDREKQAVHYLILTAVDGGMPSRSGTASIIVHVLDTNDNAPAFEEESYHVSVMENSPIGSLVIHVNATDLDEGSNSDLIYSYSLYTSEKTQETFNLNPNTGEITVKGVLNYEDFRIYDMEIIATDKGANSLSGQCKLKILVEDMNDNHPEISIKSFQSPVNENIELDTVIAVVSVSDKDSGDNGVVDLHIPDNMPFRLRESSDNYYELVVSEPLDREKVPEYDITFTVTDRGSPPLSDNETMTLELLDVNDNVPQFPQSFYTIRVTENNAPGALLSSLTAFDPDLHENQYLVYFILEKEIANTSMSMLFSINPENGNLYALKTFDYEIEKEFLFHIEARDSGSPPLSSNVTVHIIIVDQNDNAPVIVSPWRAHGSVVEEKIPRSTDKGSLVAKVIALDTDSVHNSRITYQFLQVTDATLFSLDQYNGEIRTMRMFSYRDPRHQRLVVVAKDNGEPALSATVTIKLSTMETAVKAYSDMTEVPLEYDIFSDLNLYLVIGLGSVSFLLLITILVTIVLKCQKPKPSKAAPPCRNSVISERNSTIADSTLVSNDAYWYSLFLAETRKGKLVVRQPVPKGSRYIVSSIPRGTGLTDTSDSAASTLQYPK, encoded by the coding sequence ATGGGAGGTTTTATCTGTTCTGAAAACTGGAAAAGGTATGTGCCGACAATTCTTCTTTTCAGTGTCACCTTAAATTTCGCGTCAGCTGTGACACACTATTCTGTCCCAGAGGAGCTCGAAGAAGGCTCTGTAGTCGCAAATTTAGCTGGAGATTTGGGACTAGAAGTGAAAGCCTTAGTCGAACGCAAAATGCGCATCGAGACCATAACCAATCGCAAATACCTGGACGTGAACAAAGAAACAGGGGAGCTGTACATCGTTGAACGGATCGACAGGGAGGCACTCTGTCCCGCAAAGACATCATGTTATCTCAAAATGGAAGCAATAATTGAAAACCCCAAAAGAATATTCTATATCGAATTGGAGATAATGGACATAAATGACAACGCACCTCATTTTAGAAGAGACACAATAGATTTAGATATTTCAGAGGCTACGCAGGCTGGTGAACGCTTTTCTGTGAGCAATGCAGTTGATCCAGACGTTGGTTCAAACTCTGTAAAAACGTATCACTTGAGCGAAAGCGATTATTTTACAATAGACATTCAAACCGGAAGAGACGGATCCAAATTTGCTGATTTAATACTAAAAAAGACTTTGGATCGAGAGAAACAGGCTGTTCATTATTTAATACTCACAGCTGTAGATGGCGGTATGCCTTCTCGTTCTGGTACTGCCAGCATTATTGTTCATGTATTAGACACAAACGACAACGCCCCTGCATTTGAGGAAGAGAGCTACCACGTCAGCGTAATGGAAAATTCTCCCATTGGAAGTCTTGTTATTCATGTAAATGCAACAGATTTAGATGAAGGATCAAATTCTGATTTAATATACTCATACAGTTTATATACATCAGAGAAAACTCAagaaacttttaatttaaaccCAAACACTGGTGAGATTACTGTTAAAGGAGTATTAAATTATGAAGATTTCAGGATTTATGATATGGAAATTATAGCAACTGATAAAGGAGCTAATAGTTTGTCAGGACAATGTAAACTAAAAATTCTCGTCGAGGACATGAATGACAATCACCCAGAAATATCTATTAAATCATTTCAGAGTCCAGTCAATGAAAACATAGAATTAGACACAGTGATAGCTGTAGTTAGTGTCAGTGATAAAGACTCAGGTGACAATGGAGTGGTTGATCTTCATATTCCAGATAATATGCCTTTCAGACTGAGGGAATCCTCTGATAACTATTATGAATTAGTAGTGTCAGAGCCGTTAGACCGTGAGAAGGTTCCAGAATATGACATCACTTTCACTGTTACAGACAGAGGCTCTCCTCCTTTATCTGACAATGAAACTATGACGTTAGAACTGCTGGATGTTAATGACAATGTTCCACAGTTCCCTCAGTCATTTTATACTATACGTGTAACGGAGAATAACGCACCTGGGGCCTTGCTCAGTTCACTCACTGCGTTTGACCCTGACCTCCATGAAAACCAGTATCTAGTTTATTTCATCCTTGAGAAGGAGATAGCCAACACCTCCATGTCCATGCTGTTCTCCATCAATCCAGAGAACGGTAATCTTTACGCACTGAAAACTTTTGACTATGAGATCGAGAAGGAGTTTCTTTTCCACATCGAGGCCAGAGACTCtggctctcctccactcagcaGTAACGTGACTGTCCACATCATCATTGTGGACCAGAACGACAACGCTCCAGTTATTGTGTCTCCATGGCGCGCGCATGGctcagtggtggaggaaaagATCCCCAGATCCACCGACAAAGGCTCTCTGGTTGCCAAGGTGATAGCCTTAGACACCGACTCGGTGCACAACTCTCGGATTACCTACCAGTTTCTACAGGTGACTGACGCCACCTTGTTCAGTCTGGACCAATACAACGGAGAGATCCGGACTATGAGGATGTTCAGTTACAGAGATCCGCGCCACCAGAGACTGGTTGTTGTTGCCAAGGACAATGGGGAGCCTGCTCTCTCTGCTACAGTCACCATCAAGCTGTCCACAATGGAGACTGCAGTCAAGGCCTACTCTGACATGACTGAGGTGCCTCTAGAATACGACATCTTTTCAGACCTAAACCTGTATTTGGTCATCGGTCTGGGCTCGGTGTCATTTCTCCTGCTGATCACCATACTGGTCACCATCGTGCTCAAGTGTCAGAAACCCAAGCCCAGCAAAGCGGCTCCTCCCTGCAGGAACAGTGTGATCAGTGAGAGGAACTCCACCATCGCAGATTCCACTCTGGTCTCCAACGATGCCTACTGGTACAGTCTGTTTCTAGCAGAGACCAGGAAAGGAAAGCTGGTGGTCAGACAGCCTGTGCCAAAGGGCTCCAGATATATCGTGTCCAGTATACCAAGAGGCACAGGACTGACTGACACTAGtgactcagcagcttctactCTGCAG